In Phalacrocorax carbo chromosome 1, bPhaCar2.1, whole genome shotgun sequence, the genomic stretch tggagcagcaagtcccacACTGGTTTGGGATTCATTGGGATTTATCATTCCACAGTCATGGTTccctagcccagggctctgggggtccctgagcccaccaTCGCTGTTGAAGACTGaagtgaagaaagcattaaacgtctctgccttgcctatgtccctgcttgtgaggtgaccgttcTCATCAAGCTACGGGCCAATGTTACTTCTGGCCTGACTTTTGCCATTGACATATTGAAAAAAGCCCTGCTTATTTTCCCTCACGGTACTGGCCAGAGTCAACCCTTATTGACCTTTGGCTGCACATATTTCCTGCCATGCCCTGTCCCCCGGTGCTGCCatgggggaggaggtagaggaaAATCAGGACTGAggttgagcctgggaagagggggggggtggcaggaaggggttttgaGGTGccgtttttttttctcttcgcCATGATCACTCTCATTTGATCGGCAACAAATAAGGCAAGTTCCCTGAGTGGAGGCTGGTTTGCCCGTGACAGTGAGGGGTGAGTGACCTCTTCCTGTCCTCAGCTCGAGCCACCTGTAGTCACattgtctctcccctggccagctGAGGATGAGGGCAGCgccagagcagctttggtgggcagcCAGcctccagccagggtcaacccaccacagactCCCAGGCCGGACACCGAGGCCCAGAGCCCAGCTATCGCAAGGAGGCGGCTGCCCCGACGGCAGCAGCATCGGCCACAGCGAGGTCCCCGCAGCCAGGCCGGGGCAGGAACGACAGCCTGAGGAGCGGCCGCCCGGCCACGGGAACGGTACCACCAACGGGCAAGGGCCGCCGCCACGGCGATGGGCCGCGCCACCAGCCGGCCACCTCAGCCCGGCGCCAAGTACAGCTGGGACGGGACAGGAGCCGCCGCTGTGGgaagcggggccggggccggggccggggccggggccggggccggggccggggccgggcggagAGGCGGAGAGCGGCGGAGCCACCGCCTGGCCGAGGGCCGAGGGCTGCTGGCCGGAGAGaggcgccccgccccgccccgccccgccccgccccgccccgccgtcCCCGGCGCACAGGTGCCTCGCGGGGCTCCTGCGGGAGGCGACGGACTCCATTTCCCGCCGCGCacggcggtggcggggcggcgcAGGCGCAGTTGCGGCtgggcgcggggccggcggcgggtgGTGACGGCAGCGGGCGGTCGAGGCAATGAGTCGCCGCGGCGCGGTACAGCGGAAGGTGCCGTGTCTGTTCGTGACCGAGGTGAAGGAGGAGCCGTCGGCCAAGCGGGAGCGGCAGGTGGTCGGGGCGCCGCGGGGTCGGGCGGGACGGATGGACAGGCGGGCGGATGGAGGGAAGTGGGGCCGTGGTGTCCGTTTCTTGGCCGAGGCCGGGGTCGGGCCCCTGGCGGAGCCGCTGTGCCGCGGGTAGCGGTTGCCTCGGGCGGGGTGAGGCGAGCTGCGGGACGACAGGCAACAGCCCCGACCGGGTCAGACCGCTCGGCCGGGCCCGTGtggagggaggggggacacCTGCGCGGCGAGAGGTTTCGCTGCAGATCTTGAGCGACATGTACCGCCGAGGTTTGCATCGGTCGCCGCCTGCGTGGCGCAAAAGGggcttttcccttcccctgtcGCGCTTAGATAATTGTTGTGGGTGTCATTTCAGCTCTGTCCCACTTTTCCTGGCAAGCGCATGCAGGTGTTCCCCCTGGCGCTGTGCTTGCTTGCCTCAGTGTAGGGAACAGTCATGGCAAGTAATGAGGCCGCTCCAGCATGACCGCACTGGGAGCTTGTGTTAAACCATCCTGCTGTCTTGGCCTGTGAgccttgtggggaaaaaataagtttgtctctatttttctttttcttgttttgttttgtgatcaAGGGAATATCAGGCTTCTGACAGAAGATTTCATCTGAGGCTGTAAGTCATGGAATACTTACCAAGGTGAAAATAATGGAGCCCAATccaagtattttcttcctgaggTGTAAAGGCAGTGTCAGGACAGCTTGGGGTGGCATTCATCTGTGTAGCTGTAGATCTCCAGCTTGTGTTTCTCAGTTTCAGTGGCAGTACCAGCTGCTCTCTGTCGGCTGCATAGTAAACTTGAATCCATCTGGgtgacttttttctttggtgtttgaCTTCTGGATGTACGAGCTGAAATGATGCCAAAACCTCAGTAGCTTAATTATTTGACTGTCAGTTCTAGCACCATCCTGATAATGGTCATGTAAGGGTACCTCCCAAAGTTGTTTGTTGTTCATATAGAAAAAGATAACGGGATTAAATCTGGAACTGGTATATGCTATggttctttgtttttcaaagtgcAGGCAAGGATAATACAGGCAGTTATGAGTGTTAGGGATGAAgggggggtgctggtgggaggaACAACAGGTATGTTTTCTCACAACcctgaaaattttcatttttcctgtagtattcataaaaatatttatatatgctgtATGTTATGGTTACAAATCTGGTTCCTAACTATGTAATGTAACAGAAGCCTGTAGAAGGTTCTCATTTTTTGAATtgcaaattctgttttcagatttCTGCAAGACAAGgccttgtgttttgttttgctaggAGAAAGAGATGATGACCAGCTTACAAGTCAAATTTGGCTGGGGAGAGTGGAGGGAGGAGTGTTGATTGTACAGAAAAATGGTTGAATGAAAACTGATTACATGTTTGCAGTGAAACTGTTACAGAAGCCCTATAGAAGTCCTCCTAGAAATGTGGACTAGTTGTGGCTGGATATTTGTTTCAGACCCCTGACCTCAGAtcacttctttctttgttcttttcaagCGGAGAAGTGTTTATCAGGCAGCACCGATACAGAGGATGTAACGCCAGGGTGCTTTTGCCACCTTGCATTCCCCTGGTCTGTGCATTGCACTTACACGGTGCTATTGACCATCAGCTCCAAACCGAAAGCTGGGAGCAGCTCGTCACGGTGAATTTCTGTTGCCGTCATAACCCAGGAAGACTCACCTCCAACTTTAGCAGCGCTGGACTGGCACCTGTCTGGTTTCCATGCACTGCGTAAGGTGGAAGGCAAAGCCATCTCTAAATGCTCCTCAGGAatggaaaagagggagagagttTGCAGATAGATTgcctttgttttgttgctttagAGCATTTTCCATAGTGTTGTGCCCTGAAGAAACGAGGGTGTCTCTTGATAGCGTTAGAAATCAGCAATGTGAGGTATAACGCTGGACTTAGGGAGGGCAGCTGTGAGGAGCAAGAACCCATACGAGAACCTGGCAGTAATGCAGCCATGATGAGGGTTTAAAATACCTGTCTTCTTTTCAGCCATTTAAAGTTTTGGCAACTGAAACTATAACTGGGAAGGCGTTAGAGGCAGATATATACAACGCAATTCCTACTGAAAAGGTGGACGGGACCTGCTGTTATGTAACCACCTATAAAGGTAAAAGGAAGATCTGTATGCAGCTTTCTCGTGCTGACTAGAAGCTTTGTTTTATGTAGTTTTCACTTTCATTGTATTATTGGACTACAGCTGTGGCGAATTCAATTCTCCTCTTCACCACAAAGTAGCAGTTACCGTAAACATAGGAGGTGCTTACAAATGTTTTATAGATTTTAGTCTCTAAAGTGCATGAAGTATGGTTTAAGTGAAGATACCAGTCAAGGAACTTTTCCAGTTTTAGGATTTCCTATTAGGAAGTCTTCCTTGCACACTAGAACTTGTATAATTAAAGGTGTCTAATATCCTTGAGGAGGATTAAAAGAAGTATGGAGGTTGGGAGGAAATGAGAAGAATGTGGTTTGTGGCATCAGTGGGGTTCTTGCATTTACCTGAAATTGTAAGGAAGCTTTGTATTAAACTAGGCGAGATtctacaaatagatttttagatTGTTATAACAGTAATGAATTTGTGAGTTCAGTGGTGTCTTTGGATATAAAATTTCTCTAGTGACAAATGAGAATTcatattttgccttttgtgtAGTTGATATCAATGCTTTGCAGGGCATTGTTACCTCAGTAAACTGCTGGTTTTATCCTTCTGGAAACTTTAGGGCAACCCTATCTCTGGGCCCGGCTGGATcgaaaacccaacaaacaagcTGAGAAACGGTTTAAACGATTCTTGTATTCGTTGGAAGATTGCAAAGGTTAGTgaagatttcttttcttgtttttgacAATGTAAGTTATCCAGTTGGAGAAACACCTCTAGTTTAACACAGGAAATGGGAGTAATTGTgctccaattttttttaatgtcactcTTTACTTTGAGAGAGCTTTAAAGTAGAATTGATGGGGGAAGGGGATACTAACAGGATTGCAGTGCGTAAGCCAAGGGTTGGCATGGCACCACTGGAGTGTGGCAATGCTAGTGGGAATACTTTCACTGTTCCTGGGAGCACGGAGGGCTCAGGACTGTAGCTGAAATGCTTGTACACCGGCGTACACagtatgaggaaaaaacccaggatGAACTGGAAGCCTTGCTCAGCTCCCAGATCATTGGTACTAGTGAGACTGGGTGGAGTGAGTCCCACGATTGGGGTGCTTTTCAGGAGGGGGCAGGTGAGTTGGAGGTATCGCACTGTATGTGAGTTAGTGATGATGCAGTTGAGGATtagggaaatgaaaaataaatgagatgtAGTGGGTGTTCACTACCAGTTGTCCAGCCAGGTTGGAAACACTGATGAGTTATTCTATAGGTGATTAGGAGAAACTTCAGGCTCATtagcccttgtccttatgggacATTTCAACTTCCTAGACATCAGCTTGGAATATAATCCTGCTGTGGTGAGCAGGTTTTGGAAGTTCTTGAAGTTTGTAGGGGATAACTTTTTGTCGCAAGTACTCAGCCAACTAGGAAAGATGCCCTCCTAGACTTGCTGTTTGTGAATAGAGATGTGATGGTAGGTGGCTGTCTTGGCCACAGTGATCATTAAATGgttgaatttaaaatttttagtgtaatgagaaaaaggacagcagagttGTTACCCTGGAGTTCAGGAGAGCAAACATCAAGCTATTCAGGGAGCTATTTAGCAGAGTaccctgggaatctgcttttgtGAGGGCTTACAAGTCCATGAGTGCTGGTCAGTCTTTGAGAACTACCTTTTAGAAGCACAGGGGCAGGCAATTCCACTGTGTCAagccagcagagcagaagaCTTGGCTTAGCTGTACAGGGAACTCCTTGTGGagctgaagatgaaaaagaaattgtgtgaTCTCTGGAAGTGGGGTCAGGCTTTGTGAGAAGATTACGGAAGCATGGAGAAGACACGAAAGGCCAAAGCTTGGAGTTGAAACTGGCCACTCTTGTGTCAGGTAACAAGAAGGATTTCTGTAAGTATGTTAATAGCAAGAGGAAGTCTAAAGAAAACATAGGACCGATACCTGTTGAAGATGGTCATCTGACTAatagggatgaagaaaaagtggAGGCGTTCAGTGTGTcttttgcctcagcctttaataaCACTGACAGCCCTTGCGCTGCCCCATCCCCTGAGCCAGGGGATCACAAGCGTGGGAACAGTGACTTTCCATTTGTGGACACTGAAGTTGTAAGGCACCAGCTGGATCAGCTGAATgctcacaagtccatggggcctgatAGGGTTCATCCcagagtactgaaggagctAGTGGTTGTTACGGCAGGACCCTCCTCAGCCATCTGCCaaaggtcttgggagtctggggaggtccctgctgACTGGAAGCCAGCCAGCATTATTCCAGTCTAGAAAAAGGGTGTGAGGGAAGATgcagggaactacagacctgttagtCTAACCTCAGTTGCTGGAAatattatggagaagattatacTGGGTAGTATTGAAAGGCATTTCAAGAAAATTGCAATCATCAGGCACGGTCAACATGGGTTTGCAAAGGGAAAGTCCCCTTTAACTAATTCGatatccttctatgataaggtcacccacctaggGGACAAAGGGCAGGCGGTGGATGTAGTTGTTCTTGTTGTAAGGCTTTTGAtgctgtccctcacagcatccttctggacaggTTGTCCAGCTGTGGGATGAGCAGGTTCACAGTGCAcagggtgaagaactggctgaacaacagggCTCAAAGGGTTGCAGCAaatggggctacatctggctggtCACCAGCGGCGTTCCTCAGGGTTCAATtctggggccagtcctgttcaatatatttatcaatgatcCGGATGCTGGAGTTGAACACACCATTTGCAACTTTGCTGATGAgaccaaactgggaggtgctgtcaactctcttgagggacaagaggccttgcagaggaaTCTAGATAAATTGGAGCACTGGGCTATGCTTAATGGGTTGAGATTTAACAAGTCCAAgtgctggattctgcacctgTGATGGAGTAATGCTGGGCACCAGTAtaaactgggaggggaggggctggagagcagaCCTGCAAaaaggggtctgggggtgctggctgacagcaggtTCAGTATGagtcagcagcgtgccctggcagccaagagggcaaaccgcatcctggggtgcatcacaCATGGTGTAACCAGCCATTCAAAAGAGGTGATTTTCCTGCAGTACTCAGCGTTGGTGCGGCCTTatcttgagtactgtgtgcagttctgggccctaAAATTTAAGAAGGACGTGAAAGTCCTTGAATGCATCCaaaggagggcaacaaagctggtgaaagggctggaaggcatgtcctgtgaggagtggctgagaactttgggtttgtctagtttggagaaaaggaggctgaggggtgaccccattgctctctatggcttcctgaggagggtatgtggagagggaggtgctgatctcttctccctggtatccagtgataggatgcatgggaatggttcagagctgtgccaggggaggtatagactggacattaggaagcatttatttactgaaagtggtcatgcactggaacaggcttcctagagaggtggtcgctgtcccaagcctgtcagtgtttaagagacatttggacaatgcccttaacaacatgcttttacttttggtcagccctcaagtggtcaggcagttggactagatgatcattgtaggttcattccaactgaaatagtctattaTATTTAAACTAGAGCAAGAGAAGTAGAATAAAATGTTGGCTATTTAGGaagctattttttaatcttagttAGCTTTGAACTTTTAAACTACTTAAAGGCTACTATGTTTCTTTAAACCTTCCTAATTGTAGACTGCTTGAGTGTGCCAGGTGTTGGTGCTTGTACAAAGTAACTGGGTCTACTGTCTGTAGAACAAGGTTCAGATTGGTGGTGTTTTAATACTTTAATTTAAAGGCAATCAAAACATAAAATTCGCTACCAGTTTGCCAAAAACTGTCACGTCTGTATGTCTAGAATTTGTTTGGAATGTTGAAGAGGATTTCAAGCCTGTTCCAGATACCTGGATTCCAGCAAAGGACATAGAGTTTTCTAATGGCAATCCTTTGCCCGATGAAAACGGACATATGCCAGGTACTGATGATGCATCACAGGTAAAACGGTTGGGAGGGGGAGTGTGtgattcattttcttttttaaatgaatttgaaTTAGTTCCAGAGTTAAAAGTAGTACTTAACATATTCAGAAAACAATTGGAATGTCGTTCGTTGACTATCCCGAAAGGCTCCGTTCTTCTGACACATTGAAAATAATTGCAGTTTGCCGTACAGACTTGGAGGGCTTCAGCTGAAGGCATAGTGATCACGTTTGCATTCTTCTGACATTTCTCTGCAATATGACATCATTTTTCTTGTTGGTCTTTCTGTCTGTAattaactgtcttttttttttttaatgcatgtaCAGTTCTAGTACGCATAAGATAACTTCAGATATTTACTTTGGTAAAATGCAATGTTTTCTCCTAGGTTGGGTGCCTGTGGAGAAAAATAGTAAGCAGTATTGCTGGCACTCATCTGTTGTAAATTATGAGGCTGAAATAGCGCTGGTATTGAAACACCATGCTGACCCAGGGCTTCTGGAAATCAGTCCAGTGCCGTTATCAGAAATTTTAGAACAAACATTGGAGCTTATTGGGACCCATATTAATGCAAATCCATATGGTAAGTTTGTGTGGTCTGttcttaaatacttttttatttagaGCTATTTTTGAGTgaaaactttgtattttcttgtgTAAGTTTTGAAGAAGTTCTAAGGTAACAATGGAACCTTTTTAGAACTGAGAGAAAAGGGCTAGCTCAAAGAATGCTCATCCAAAAATACCTCAGAAAGCTGACTTGTCATGAGACTATTTATATAGTCTATTAGATGTCTTTCCACCTGCATGTGCTTTATTacaaaaatgctttgctttagtctttcaaaaaatattctgactggaaaagttgttttaaatattactattaaaatatttaagattgtTGGTGCCTTTTCTTGACTACTTTAACTTGTTCTTCCGATACTGTTTAGTCCATTAAAGTAGAAAATTTTATtcagccacttttttttttgagtcctTAGTGTTACTCATGAGttgcaatttttaaattatgaaaatttaTGAACacttttttaaggaaatgtaGCTGAAATTACATTTTGGTTGTGGCTTCTCcctttaaaagccttttaacATAAAAGCAATTAGATATGAGAAGAAGTGAGTTTTAACTTCTGAGCTTTGCTGTTAGGATAACTTGCAAGGATGGATAGGAAAAATAGCAGTACCTGGTTTAAGTATTTTCTCAGACTgtaaaggaaatgcaaaaaacaaaatttctaATAGCTGTATTCTTAGATGAAGATTTATGTTGAACAGTCAGTAAAAAGGCAATGCATTTGTTAACAGCCTCGCTTAAGTATTAATCCATATTAGTAAGAAAACATCCCAGATTTTCAGGAACTAAGATGTTTGTGCTATTGACCATGATCTGAAGCATGAGCTTTATGGTTAATGACGAGGTGACCACAAGGACAAAGCAGACAACTGTATAAATCTGTCATGTTTGTTTTatctaaataaaatgttacatgAGGAGGGAACAGCTACATTTGATGCTTGAAAGTCTATTTAACTGTTCTCTTAAAGGCAGGACAATGTCGTAGTATCTAATAGTCTACCTTTAGAGTGCTTTTAAGATACCCATAATAACAAAAGTGAGGAAAATCTTAAGTTATCACACATAACTAGCaggaagatttttgtttcttttaacatAGGATTAGGAAGCAAGAAGCAGCCAGTACATCTTCTTGTACCACATGGAGCGTTTGAAATAAAGAATCCACCTACTTTGAAACAAAATGACATAATGTCTTGGTTTGAAGGCTGCAGTGAGGGTAAAGTTGAAGGAATTGTGTGGCACTGCCATGATGGGTGTTTAATCAAGGTAAATATATAGATGGACATGCAGAAATCACTGTAATTCATAATACATGAAGTATTGTGAGGTAGTCACTTTTTGTCTTGCTTTCCAATTTCTTTAGTAGTAAATCTTCTAGCAAATCCAGTGAGAGTAGAATTAGTCAAGCCAGTGAATCACTGCAATAGCAACATATTAAACTTCATTATCTACATTATGCTAATAACTTAAAGTAATTGAGAatataaaatagtattttcttgCCTCTCTGTATGGGAATCACCCaacattttaaagcttaattcttttatttaaaaattcaatttctTGTAATGTTGACTTGTAGAACAAGTATTGTTAACAAGAATGTGATTTTTTGATTAATTAGCAAGTTTATATTGTTTGAAGCTGTGGTTCTGgtttgccttttctgcttcattgTTACTCAGATTAATGGTTGATGGTAACTGATTAATGGTTGTAAGTGCCCTAATGCAGAGGATCCTGGAATTAAAGTGCACACCCCTCAAGTTGGGAACTGTTGGGCCACTATATCAAAATCTctaaactgatttctttttattttagctcCATCGCCATCATCTTGGTTTACGCTGGCCACTTGCAGAGACATACCTGAGTTCTCAGCCTGTTGTAATTACTTTTAATAGAACTAAATATGACTGTGACTTCGAACCAAAGAGTTTGTTTCACCATTTTTCAAACTTGGATGGCCAAAGATTTGACAGACTTAAAGATATCAAGTTTGTTGCTTGAAATGATCTTTCTCTTTTAGTTGTCATTTGTGCTGCATTCCTCTCGTGTCTACCACTGAACTCTTTACAAATAATCTTGTAGCTTAGGCAGCAGCCTAGGTACTGTTTTTCCTAAATGACTGATTTTATATAACAAGAGATCTGACATCCAGAGCAGAGATCTAGCTTTCAGCATGTTTATGTTTAGTtctaaaaaaatccttaaatttTGATCCTATTTCTGGAAACTGTTATAATTAAGTGTAAGAAGTATGTTGTTTAACACTGGCTGGTCCTAATAGCTTAGCTAATTAATGCAGTCAACTGTGAAAGTTCCATAGGTTGCACTTCTATAAATATAATCATTATGATACTGTTACATGTAGGATTCAGATTTAGGATCTAGTTGTTCCTTAACAGTGAAGGACATATTTCAGGTGGGACCAGAATTAGTCCTGATatttgatacttttttttttttaaaggtgtaaCAATTCCTTTTGGGGGAAAATTTTCACTCTGTTATTTAACAGTAAGCTGCAGCATTATACAGTTACTAGAAAACCTAATTAAGCATTATCCTGCAGGTACTTCCACTCTTTTGGGACAAAGGGAGTAAACAGAACTAGTATACTTTCTATTGTTTTGGAGATCCTTAGTAATTAGGGAGAGACAAGACTTGGCTTAGTAATACCCATTTTCAGACTGCATCTCAATTAGGAAACTTCATCAAGAGCATATTAAGATGGCATATAAACAATAAAGGTGAGACTGCGTGATCATTTGAGTTGGCTTTATTTTATCTGTGCTACAAAAGTATACATCCAGctatataaaatatacagaataaaaaatcATTTATCTATCTACAAAAATATCATTACTataactttattttcaaatctttGTTCTTGGATTTTTGAAAATGGAGGTGAAAATAACCAGAGATGTAAGAACAGACATCCAGCACACCAACCCTGAGGCCATACTTAAGAAGTATGATAGCACAAGACAGCAAGAACAAATTACATATTCTTATCGATCTGGAACTTCAGTGTACTTAGCACATTTTAAGAGTTTCTCAACTTTCAGGATAAATCCAAGGTTTCAACTTCACCTGACGCCTGTGTGTTATCCAAATTACTGTTCTGAGTTAAAATATAATCTTGCAAGGGAGTTGGGAGAGGTAAAACTCACTTTTATTCTGACTGGTGTATACAAATACTGACAATAATCTGTTGACTAATCCACTTCTGCACTCTTAGGTATGTGCCAAACTATTGTAACTTGAATAGGCTTGTATCATTCCAAGATAAAACCAGACAAAGAAATCAGTATTGTGTAACTGCCCcggatttctttttctctatcAGTACTGAGGATACTTAACACTAGCCTAATCAACAGAAACATTGCCTGGACTATCCACTTGAATGCCAAACTCTTCAGAAAGCTGCTTTAATCTCTCTTCTaagataatatttctttttacttcttcGTTGTAGTTGTACTTCAGATCCTCAATTTCTTCAAAAAAGGAAGGGTCAAAGTTTTCTAGTTCTCTTCtgagcttttttgtttcttcctattAAAGAGAATGAAGGAGTACCACCTTTATCCAGAACTTAGGAAATACTCGTCAACAACAGCTTTTTTTGCCTCCTTCTTAAGAGGCTGAATAATGAGAGAACAAGCATGTTCtctaaaaacataaaatctACCCATGAACAGCACATTCACTAACAACAAAATAGGCTTCATAAATGTGTTTAGAAATTGACTTTGTCATTAAATATTAGTTTAGATATTAAACGTCTCTTTCTAGCTAATCGTAATTTTGCTCATTCTCTTGCAATGAGATGATCCTTGCAACTTACCtttaattgctgtttttccAACTCTGAGGCTTTCAGCTGTGTCCGGAGGTCAGCTACTTCTGTCATTAACTTGTCATTTTTATCCTTCACTACAATTTCATTATGGCCTgcaaaaata encodes the following:
- the RLIG1 gene encoding RNA ligase 1 isoform X2 produces the protein MSRRGAVQRKVPCLFVTEPFKVLATETITGKALEADIYNAIPTEKVDGTCCYVTTYKGQPYLWARLDRKPNKQAEKRFKRFLYSLEDCKEFVWNVEEDFKPVPDTWIPAKDIEFSNGNPLPDENGHMPGWVPVEKNSKQYCWHSSVVNYEAEIALVLKHHADPGLLEISPVPLSEILEQTLELIGTHINANPYGLGSKKQPVHLLVPHGAFEIKNPPTLKQNDIMSWFEGCSEGKVEGIVWHCHDGCLIKLHRHHLGLRWPLAETYLSSQPVVITFNRTKYDCDFEPKSLFHHFSNLDGQRFDRLKDIKFVA
- the RLIG1 gene encoding RNA ligase 1 isoform X1 — translated: MSRRGAVQRKVPCLFVTEVKEEPSAKRERQPFKVLATETITGKALEADIYNAIPTEKVDGTCCYVTTYKGQPYLWARLDRKPNKQAEKRFKRFLYSLEDCKEFVWNVEEDFKPVPDTWIPAKDIEFSNGNPLPDENGHMPGWVPVEKNSKQYCWHSSVVNYEAEIALVLKHHADPGLLEISPVPLSEILEQTLELIGTHINANPYGLGSKKQPVHLLVPHGAFEIKNPPTLKQNDIMSWFEGCSEGKVEGIVWHCHDGCLIKLHRHHLGLRWPLAETYLSSQPVVITFNRTKYDCDFEPKSLFHHFSNLDGQRFDRLKDIKFVA